In one window of Chitinophagales bacterium DNA:
- a CDS encoding acetate--CoA ligase — MTAVQHKVLVVDDDPYILMSLEFLMKKSGYDVLVARNGTEALNTIHAYNPDLVLLDIMMPDVDGYAICEHIKTTPSLEHARVVFLSAKTKEADIRRGYEAGAELFITKPFSTRVLMQQVQDLLKKTPPKLSSPYQLAYQESISASTAFWKEQAAAIDWFRFPQTILDEDETGLYRWYTDGVLNLSHLCLDVHVVNGLAQQTALIYDSPVTKTIRKYNYAELRDEVAKLAGGLQQLGVGKGDRVVIYMPMIPQAVFAMLACARIGAIHSVVFGGFAPHELAVRIEDAAPKIIITASYGIEFDKKIPYKPLVDQAMQESTYQPKHVVVYQREGLRADMQQGRDIDLLELMETANPVSPVPVLSTDPLYVLYTSGTTGKPKGIVRDGSYAVALKYSMQEVYNVQPGDVFWAASDVGWVVGHSYIVYGPLLHGCTTVLFEGKPVRTPDAGEFWRVVQDHQVKVMFTAPTAIRAIKKEDPDGVLLQQKDLRSLKHLFLAGERCDPATYHWISDLLQIPVIDHWWQTESGWPMLGIMMGLEPMPPKAGAAGKPICGFDVQILGEDGQPVPDNQEGAVAVKLPLPPGCLPTLWQNAAGYHQAYLSQFPGYYLTGDGGYRDSDGYFYIMGRIDDVINVSGHRLSTGEMEEIIAQHPDVAECAVIGIADELRGQRPIGLVVLKDGRSIDEASLEAALVQLVRDKIGAVAYFRNALLVKRLPKTRSGKILRKTMRMMADGNPYTVPSTIDDPSILDEIKACMIARKQGLAFQDPQPA, encoded by the coding sequence ATGACTGCTGTACAACACAAGGTATTGGTAGTGGATGATGATCCCTACATCCTGATGTCGCTGGAATTTCTGATGAAGAAAAGCGGGTATGATGTGCTGGTGGCGCGCAATGGTACAGAAGCATTGAATACCATTCATGCATACAACCCTGATCTGGTCTTATTGGATATCATGATGCCTGATGTGGATGGCTATGCAATTTGTGAGCATATCAAGACCACACCTTCATTGGAACATGCGCGTGTGGTATTTCTTTCAGCCAAGACAAAGGAAGCAGATATCCGCAGAGGTTATGAGGCAGGTGCAGAGCTTTTCATCACCAAGCCATTTAGTACCCGTGTACTCATGCAACAGGTGCAGGATTTATTGAAGAAAACACCGCCCAAACTTTCTTCACCATATCAGCTGGCTTATCAAGAAAGTATCAGCGCTAGCACAGCATTTTGGAAAGAACAAGCTGCGGCAATTGATTGGTTTCGTTTTCCACAAACCATTCTTGATGAGGATGAAACCGGTTTGTATCGCTGGTATACAGATGGCGTATTGAACCTCTCTCATCTCTGTCTGGATGTGCATGTTGTAAACGGACTTGCACAACAAACGGCACTCATCTATGATTCGCCTGTTACCAAAACCATTCGTAAATATAATTATGCAGAACTACGCGATGAAGTAGCCAAACTCGCGGGTGGTTTGCAACAACTTGGTGTTGGTAAAGGTGATCGGGTGGTGATCTATATGCCCATGATTCCGCAAGCAGTATTTGCGATGCTGGCTTGTGCGCGCATTGGTGCCATTCATTCCGTTGTATTCGGCGGATTTGCGCCACATGAACTGGCTGTCCGAATCGAAGATGCTGCACCGAAAATCATCATCACTGCTTCCTATGGTATTGAGTTCGATAAAAAGATTCCGTATAAGCCATTGGTAGATCAGGCTATGCAGGAATCTACCTATCAGCCTAAGCATGTAGTGGTGTATCAAAGAGAAGGCCTGCGTGCAGACATGCAACAGGGCAGGGATATTGATTTACTGGAGTTGATGGAAACAGCCAATCCGGTTAGTCCTGTACCTGTTTTATCTACTGATCCATTGTATGTGTTATATACTTCCGGAACAACGGGTAAACCAAAAGGAATTGTACGTGATGGCAGTTATGCAGTAGCACTTAAGTATAGCATGCAAGAAGTATACAATGTGCAACCCGGCGATGTGTTTTGGGCTGCGAGTGATGTGGGTTGGGTTGTAGGGCATAGTTATATCGTGTATGGTCCGCTGTTACACGGTTGCACCACAGTCTTGTTTGAAGGCAAACCGGTGCGCACACCAGATGCAGGCGAGTTCTGGCGTGTGGTGCAAGATCATCAAGTGAAAGTGATGTTCACGGCACCAACAGCCATTCGTGCCATCAAGAAAGAAGATCCTGATGGTGTATTGCTACAGCAGAAAGATCTGCGTTCATTGAAACATTTATTCCTTGCTGGTGAGCGATGCGATCCAGCTACTTACCACTGGATCAGTGATCTCTTGCAAATTCCAGTAATTGATCACTGGTGGCAGACAGAAAGTGGCTGGCCCATGCTGGGTATCATGATGGGATTAGAACCGATGCCACCTAAAGCAGGTGCTGCAGGTAAACCCATCTGCGGTTTTGATGTACAAATTTTGGGTGAAGATGGTCAGCCCGTACCGGATAATCAGGAAGGTGCAGTGGCAGTGAAACTGCCTTTGCCGCCGGGTTGTCTGCCCACATTGTGGCAAAATGCTGCGGGCTATCACCAAGCATATCTCAGTCAGTTCCCAGGCTATTATCTCACCGGTGATGGTGGCTATCGCGATAGCGATGGATATTTCTATATCATGGGCAGAATCGATGATGTCATCAATGTATCTGGTCATAGACTAAGCACGGGCGAAATGGAAGAGATCATTGCGCAACATCCGGATGTAGCTGAATGCGCAGTTATTGGTATTGCAGATGAGTTGCGCGGACAAAGACCCATTGGCCTCGTGGTGTTGAAAGATGGTAGGTCAATTGATGAAGCATCTTTGGAAGCTGCATTGGTGCAATTGGTGCGTGATAAGATTGGTGCTGTGGCTTATTTCCGCAATGCTTTACTCGTAAAGCGATTACCCAAAACACGCAGCGGGAAAATTTTACGTAAAACCATGCGCATGATGGCTGATGGCAATCCTTATACCGTACCTTCCACTATTGATGATCCTTCCATACTAGATGAGATCAAAGCTTGCATGATTGCACGTAAACAAGGTCTTGCATTTCAAGACCCGCAACCGGCTTGA